In a genomic window of Chryseobacterium sp. G0162:
- a CDS encoding YicC family protein, whose translation MILSMTGFGRAEGVFEGKKITIDIKSLNSKSFDLNIKIPLRYKEKEFEIRKILNDRIIRGKVDCYVNLENLEESNDVKINKGLIDSYINELKNIASDGPDFEYLKMAVRLPDAITSRPDELTEGEWEALAKIVHAAVDRFEEFRKTEGSILHEELSRNIQNIDKYLGEVIPFEEERIVSVKERYQKTLKEFENVDETRFYQEMAYFTEKLDISEEKVRLTQHLKYYKEVMDNESFNGKKLGFISQEIGREINTLGSKANHAEIQKLVVMMKDDLEKIKEQTLNVL comes from the coding sequence ATGATTTTATCAATGACTGGCTTCGGTAGGGCCGAAGGTGTTTTTGAAGGAAAAAAAATAACAATAGATATTAAATCACTGAACAGCAAGAGCTTTGATTTAAATATCAAAATTCCTTTACGTTACAAAGAAAAAGAATTTGAGATCAGAAAAATTCTTAACGATAGAATTATCCGTGGAAAAGTTGACTGCTATGTCAATCTTGAAAATCTTGAAGAATCTAATGATGTAAAAATTAATAAAGGTTTAATTGATTCATACATCAATGAACTTAAAAATATTGCATCAGATGGTCCTGATTTCGAATATCTGAAAATGGCAGTAAGATTGCCGGATGCCATCACCTCAAGACCTGATGAGCTTACAGAAGGCGAATGGGAAGCATTAGCAAAAATCGTTCATGCTGCAGTAGATCGATTTGAAGAATTCAGAAAAACTGAAGGCAGTATTTTACATGAAGAGCTTAGCAGAAATATTCAAAACATTGATAAATATCTGGGCGAAGTGATTCCTTTTGAAGAAGAAAGAATCGTGAGTGTAAAAGAACGTTACCAAAAGACTCTGAAAGAATTCGAAAATGTGGACGAAACCCGTTTCTATCAGGAAATGGCTTACTTCACAGAAAAACTGGACATTTCAGAGGAAAAAGTAAGACTGACCCAGCATTTGAAATATTACAAGGAAGTAATGGACAATGAATCTTTCAATGGTAAAAAACTGGGCTTTATTTCTCAGGAAATCGGAAGAGAGATCAACACTTTAGGTTCTAAAGCCAACCATGCCGAAATCCAGAAACTGGTAGTGATGATGAAGGATGATTTGGAGAAAATTAAAGAACAAACGTTAAACGTGTTGTAG
- the miaA gene encoding tRNA (adenosine(37)-N6)-dimethylallyltransferase MiaA, whose translation MKNLISVVGPTGIGKTKLAIDLAKHFNTEIVSCDSRQFFKEMKIGTAAPSEEELAEAPHHFIGNLSVEEYYSIGQYEEDVLKKLTELFQKHNTVILVGGSMMYEKAVIEGLNDLPEANVENQEKLQKLMEEEGVEKLQEILKELDSEYFEVVDIHNHRRLLRAIDVIWQTDKKYSEQIAVSQDSRDFNVIRIGIEAPREELYDRINRRVDIMMEKGLLDEVKGLEKFKGLTALNTVGYTELFKYLDEEWDLDFAVSEIKKNSRRYAKRQLTWYRKADDIHYLQLGYSQQDYEDLILWITEQFQK comes from the coding sequence ATGAAAAATCTGATTTCTGTAGTAGGACCCACCGGAATAGGGAAGACAAAACTGGCAATTGATCTGGCAAAACATTTCAATACCGAAATTGTTTCCTGTGATTCCCGGCAGTTTTTCAAGGAAATGAAAATAGGAACAGCCGCACCATCTGAAGAAGAGTTGGCTGAAGCACCTCATCATTTTATTGGCAATCTTTCCGTTGAAGAATACTATTCAATTGGTCAATACGAAGAAGATGTCCTGAAAAAACTCACTGAACTTTTTCAAAAACATAACACCGTCATTCTTGTAGGAGGAAGTATGATGTATGAAAAAGCTGTGATTGAAGGGTTGAATGATCTGCCTGAAGCCAATGTTGAAAATCAGGAAAAGCTTCAGAAACTTATGGAAGAGGAAGGTGTTGAAAAACTTCAGGAAATTTTAAAAGAATTAGATTCCGAATATTTTGAAGTAGTCGATATTCACAATCACCGAAGACTTTTACGTGCTATTGATGTGATCTGGCAAACCGATAAAAAGTATTCTGAACAGATTGCTGTTTCTCAGGATTCCAGAGATTTTAACGTTATCAGAATTGGAATTGAAGCGCCAAGAGAAGAATTGTATGATAGAATCAACCGTAGAGTGGATATTATGATGGAAAAGGGTCTTTTGGATGAGGTAAAAGGTCTGGAGAAATTCAAAGGACTGACTGCTTTGAATACGGTTGGTTATACTGAATTATTCAAATATTTAGATGAAGAATGGGATCTTGATTTTGCTGTTTCTGAAATTAAAAAGAATAGCCGCAGATATGCTAAGCGTCAATTGACATGGTATAGAAAGGCTGATGATATTCATTATTTGCAGTTGGGATATTCTCAGCAGGATTATGAGGATTTGATTCTTTGGATTACTGAGCAGTTTCAGAAATAA
- a CDS encoding efflux transporter outer membrane subunit, protein MKRLKNIILTFAIALGSVSCVSKLAYTEPDLPLPEKFQYTATADTASIANLEWKQFFNDPILQGLIEKGIKNNYDLQIALKQVASSQEKLKQAKYMQYPDVGFGVAAQISKPSKNSMNGQSLNLFLGQSHVEDYNAAFNLSWEADIWGKIKNQQEVSRMQYLQTYEGSKAIQTQVVAAIAQGYYNLLMLDKQLAIAKSNLELTSNTLLITQKMWESGDTTSLGVQQATAQKQATELLISQLEQNIAIQENALSILVGETPNKVNRTIEMSDTSLPQNIMAGLPAAMVSRRPDVRQQELVLLESNAMVGIAQANMYPALKITANGGVNSFKFDNWFQIPASLFGSVLGGITQPIFQKRQLKTDFEVAKIQREKNVLAFRQAVLNAVGEVSDALVSNENLKVQEQKAAEQSTTLKDGIKSAQLLYRGGSTNYLEVITAQGNSLQAELNLASIKRQRLSSIVDLYRALGGGWK, encoded by the coding sequence ATGAAAAGACTAAAAAATATTATATTAACATTCGCCATAGCTTTAGGATCTGTTTCGTGTGTGTCAAAACTGGCATACACGGAGCCGGATCTTCCGCTACCGGAAAAATTCCAGTACACGGCCACTGCTGATACAGCAAGTATTGCCAATCTGGAATGGAAACAATTTTTCAATGACCCTATTTTACAAGGTCTGATTGAAAAAGGAATTAAAAATAATTATGATCTTCAAATTGCCTTAAAACAAGTAGCTTCTTCACAGGAAAAACTGAAACAGGCAAAATATATGCAATATCCGGATGTTGGATTTGGAGTAGCGGCTCAGATTTCTAAGCCATCTAAAAACAGTATGAACGGACAAAGCTTAAACCTGTTTTTAGGTCAAAGCCATGTTGAAGATTATAATGCAGCCTTCAATCTTTCATGGGAGGCCGATATCTGGGGGAAAATCAAAAACCAGCAAGAAGTTTCCAGAATGCAGTATCTGCAAACGTATGAAGGTTCAAAGGCTATTCAAACTCAAGTGGTAGCCGCTATTGCCCAGGGATATTACAATCTTCTGATGCTGGATAAACAGCTGGCAATTGCCAAATCCAATCTGGAGTTAACCAGTAATACTCTATTAATTACACAAAAAATGTGGGAAAGTGGAGATACCACTTCTTTGGGAGTTCAGCAGGCTACTGCTCAGAAACAAGCCACTGAACTTTTGATCTCTCAATTGGAACAGAATATTGCGATTCAGGAAAATGCATTGAGTATTCTGGTAGGTGAGACGCCTAATAAAGTCAACAGAACGATTGAGATGTCTGATACTTCTCTGCCTCAAAATATCATGGCAGGACTTCCTGCAGCTATGGTAAGCCGCAGACCGGATGTACGTCAGCAGGAATTGGTTTTACTGGAATCTAATGCCATGGTAGGAATTGCCCAGGCCAATATGTATCCTGCTTTAAAGATTACAGCAAATGGCGGAGTTAATTCATTTAAATTCGATAACTGGTTTCAGATTCCGGCATCATTATTTGGGTCGGTTTTAGGAGGAATTACTCAGCCGATTTTCCAGAAAAGACAATTAAAAACCGATTTTGAGGTAGCTAAAATTCAAAGAGAGAAAAATGTATTGGCGTTCCGTCAAGCCGTATTAAATGCAGTAGGGGAAGTTTCTGACGCTTTAGTTTCTAATGAAAATTTAAAAGTCCAGGAACAAAAAGCAGCAGAACAGTCCACTACATTGAAAGATGGAATTAAAAGTGCACAACTTCTTTACAGAGGAGGTTCTACCAATTATCTTGAAGTGATTACCGCACAGGGAAATTCTCTTCAAGCAGAGTTGAATCTTGCTTCCATTAAAAGACAAAGATTAAGCAGCATTGTAGATTTATACAGAGCGCTGGGTGGCGGTTGGAAGTAG
- a CDS encoding efflux RND transporter permease subunit, whose amino-acid sequence MLKQFIERPVLSTVISIILLLLGALSLFNLPIALFPDIAPPSVQVTAFYPGANAEVVARSVATPIEEAVNGVENMTYMTSNSSNDGTMTLSVFFKQGSDPDNAAVNVQNRVSKAMSQLPQEVVQAGISTQKVQNSMIMFMGLTSDDPKQYDELFLQNYLKINIIPQIQRIPGVAQAQVFGTRDYSMRIWLKPDRLAANNLSPQEVLGAIKDHNLEAAPGRLGQGSKETYEYILKYKGKLNKNEDYENIAIKANSDGSFLRLKDVARVEFGSYTYTAANRVDGKPVSGFAILQTAGSNANEILTEIEKQVDQFSTTLPKGVKPIIMYNSKDFLDASIHQVVETLVIAFILVFIVVFIFLQDFRSTLIPAIAVPVAIIGTFFFLQLFDFSINMLTLFALVLAIGIVVDDAIVVVEAVHSKMEQTGMPVEHATMNSMSEISGAIISITLVMCAVFIPVGFMQGPAGVFYRQFAFTLAIAIMISAVNALTLSPALCALFLSDPQGEHGEHGHKKGFGARFFNAFNASFNNMTKKYIYSLKFLIKNKWVAIGGLVVITAASIFMIKKAPSGFIPTEDQGFVLYAVNTPPGSSLERTHRATEQIDKIINGEKATNHLWVADGMNFISNANTSPYSAGFIKLKDYDQRGEMKDPDQIAAALTGKVSQVKDANAFFFNFPTIQGFGNVSGFEFMLQDKTNGSFEQLGTTTQQFIGELMKRPEIAFAFTTYAAGNPQYTIDVDTDKANQLGVSITELMQTMQIYYGSSFVSDFNRFGKYYRVMAQADIPYRTDINSLEGIYVKNKSGEMVPAKTLVTLKRTFGPETVTRNNLFNAVTINGTPKPGYSTGDAIKAVEEVAQKSLPRGYGYEWTGITREEIKTGGQTTFIFLLSILFVYFLLAAQYESYILPFAIILTIPTGIFGVFAFTGLAGIDNNIYVQVGLIMLVGLLAKNAILIVEFAVQRRKAGRSLIESALQASRLRLRPILMTSFAFIVGMLPLVWTQGASAKGNHSIGYSTVGGMLTGVVFGIFIIPVMYVVFQYLHEKMPSRKKKRLLKKQMEEELLATPH is encoded by the coding sequence ATGTTAAAACAATTTATAGAAAGACCGGTCCTTTCCACGGTCATCTCCATAATACTCTTATTATTGGGAGCTTTGTCTCTCTTTAATTTGCCTATCGCCCTCTTTCCGGATATTGCTCCACCGAGTGTCCAGGTAACGGCTTTTTATCCGGGAGCAAATGCTGAAGTAGTGGCACGTTCTGTAGCAACCCCTATTGAGGAAGCTGTGAATGGAGTGGAGAACATGACATACATGACTTCCAACTCCAGTAATGACGGTACCATGACCTTAAGCGTTTTCTTTAAGCAAGGATCTGATCCCGATAATGCTGCCGTAAACGTACAAAACCGTGTATCAAAAGCGATGAGCCAACTTCCTCAGGAAGTAGTACAAGCTGGAATTTCCACTCAGAAAGTTCAGAACAGTATGATTATGTTTATGGGATTAACGAGTGATGATCCTAAACAATATGATGAGCTTTTCTTGCAGAATTATCTAAAAATCAACATCATTCCTCAGATACAGCGTATTCCGGGAGTTGCACAGGCACAGGTATTCGGAACCAGAGATTATTCGATGAGAATCTGGTTGAAACCGGACAGATTAGCTGCTAATAACCTTTCTCCACAGGAAGTGTTAGGCGCTATCAAAGATCATAACCTTGAAGCTGCTCCGGGACGTCTTGGACAGGGAAGTAAGGAAACTTACGAATATATCCTTAAATATAAAGGAAAACTAAACAAGAATGAAGACTATGAAAATATCGCCATCAAAGCGAATAGTGACGGTTCTTTCTTAAGATTAAAAGATGTTGCAAGAGTAGAATTCGGATCTTATACTTATACAGCGGCCAACAGAGTGGATGGAAAGCCTGTTTCAGGGTTTGCTATTTTACAAACAGCTGGTTCCAATGCGAATGAGATCCTTACTGAGATTGAAAAACAGGTAGACCAGTTCAGCACTACCCTGCCTAAAGGAGTGAAGCCAATTATCATGTATAACTCCAAAGATTTCCTTGATGCTTCTATTCATCAGGTCGTTGAAACATTGGTGATTGCATTTATTTTGGTATTTATTGTAGTATTTATTTTCCTTCAGGATTTCAGATCTACTTTAATCCCAGCCATTGCCGTACCTGTCGCTATTATTGGTACATTCTTCTTCCTTCAGTTATTTGATTTCAGTATCAACATGCTTACTTTATTTGCATTGGTTCTGGCCATCGGTATTGTGGTAGATGATGCTATTGTCGTGGTAGAAGCCGTCCATTCTAAAATGGAACAAACAGGAATGCCTGTGGAACACGCAACCATGAACTCTATGAGTGAGATTTCCGGAGCCATTATTTCAATTACATTGGTGATGTGTGCAGTATTTATTCCGGTTGGTTTTATGCAAGGTCCTGCGGGAGTTTTCTACAGACAGTTCGCCTTTACATTAGCCATTGCCATTATGATTTCGGCGGTGAATGCTTTAACGTTAAGCCCAGCATTATGCGCCCTTTTCTTAAGTGATCCTCAAGGAGAGCACGGTGAACATGGTCACAAAAAAGGTTTTGGAGCGAGGTTTTTCAATGCATTTAATGCCAGCTTCAATAATATGACCAAAAAATATATTTACAGTCTTAAGTTTTTAATCAAAAACAAATGGGTAGCTATTGGAGGCCTTGTTGTCATCACAGCAGCAAGTATTTTTATGATTAAAAAAGCACCATCAGGATTTATTCCAACGGAAGACCAGGGATTTGTATTATATGCAGTGAATACTCCTCCGGGAAGTTCATTGGAAAGGACTCACAGAGCGACTGAACAGATTGATAAAATCATTAACGGAGAAAAAGCAACCAACCACCTTTGGGTAGCCGATGGAATGAACTTCATCAGTAATGCGAATACTTCTCCATATTCTGCAGGTTTTATCAAACTTAAAGATTATGATCAACGTGGAGAAATGAAGGATCCGGATCAAATTGCTGCTGCATTAACAGGAAAAGTAAGCCAGGTAAAAGACGCTAATGCTTTCTTCTTCAATTTCCCTACCATTCAGGGATTTGGTAACGTGTCCGGTTTTGAATTTATGCTACAGGATAAAACCAACGGATCTTTTGAGCAATTGGGAACCACGACTCAACAATTCATTGGTGAATTAATGAAGCGTCCGGAAATTGCCTTTGCCTTTACAACGTATGCAGCCGGAAATCCACAATACACCATTGATGTAGATACAGATAAAGCCAATCAGTTAGGAGTTTCTATCACCGAATTAATGCAGACCATGCAGATTTACTACGGAAGTAGCTTCGTTTCTGATTTCAACAGATTCGGGAAATACTATAGGGTAATGGCTCAGGCAGATATTCCTTACCGTACGGATATTAATTCTTTGGAGGGAATCTATGTGAAAAACAAATCTGGAGAAATGGTTCCTGCTAAAACTTTAGTCACCTTAAAAAGAACCTTCGGGCCGGAAACTGTGACGAGAAATAACCTTTTCAATGCGGTAACTATTAATGGTACTCCAAAACCGGGATACAGTACCGGAGATGCCATTAAAGCTGTAGAAGAAGTTGCTCAGAAATCACTTCCGAGAGGCTATGGATATGAATGGACAGGAATTACGCGTGAGGAGATTAAAACAGGAGGACAAACAACTTTTATCTTCTTACTAAGTATTTTATTTGTGTATTTCCTGTTAGCCGCTCAATACGAAAGTTATATTCTTCCGTTTGCCATTATTTTAACTATTCCAACCGGAATATTCGGAGTATTTGCCTTCACAGGTCTGGCAGGAATTGATAACAATATTTATGTACAGGTAGGATTAATCATGTTGGTGGGATTATTAGCAAAAAATGCCATCCTGATCGTAGAATTTGCTGTTCAGAGAAGAAAAGCAGGAAGATCATTGATTGAATCTGCACTTCAGGCTTCAAGATTACGTCTAAGACCCATCCTGATGACTTCTTTTGCTTTCATCGTAGGAATGCTTCCATTAGTTTGGACGCAGGGAGCTTCTGCAAAAGGAAACCATTCTATTGGGTATAGTACCGTAGGTGGAATGCTTACAGGAGTAGTATTCGGAATTTTCATTATTCCTGTGATGTATGTTGTCTTCCAATATCTGCATGAAAAAATGCCAAGCAGAAAGAAGAAAAGACTTCTGAAAAAGCAAATGGAAGAAGAACTTCTGGCAACTCCTCATTAA
- a CDS encoding efflux RND transporter periplasmic adaptor subunit, with product MNIPGKTRFIVLISSIILLQSCTKAAEGSNTAPPAPELPVYTVISSPATTYQEFPTALEGKNNVEIRSQVDGYLDRIYVEEGAYVRAGQPLFKIDSRSYGEQMNMANANLQVANANIQKAKVEVDRLQPLVAAKVVSDVQLKTAKANYEAAIAAASQARASVGSAKINVGFTTITAPVSGYIGRIPFKKGSLISRTDPNPLTLLSDISEIYAYFSLSELDFIAFQNKYPGATLEEKLKNMPMVDLVIADNSTYPEKGRLSIVDGQFDKTTGAISVRAVFPNTNGTLRTGNTGRIRMPQLISNAVVIPQESTFEIQDKTYVYVMGNDKKVTGKPIKISGKTDSYYFISEGLSPGEKIVYTGIGNLKDGASIKPKAISSDSLLRAKPL from the coding sequence GGTTTATACCGTTATATCTTCTCCTGCTACCACCTATCAGGAATTCCCAACTGCTTTAGAAGGGAAAAACAATGTGGAAATCAGATCTCAGGTTGATGGATATCTGGACAGAATTTATGTAGAGGAAGGCGCGTATGTAAGAGCCGGACAGCCTTTATTTAAAATAGATTCAAGAAGCTATGGCGAGCAGATGAATATGGCAAATGCTAATCTTCAGGTTGCCAACGCCAATATACAAAAGGCAAAAGTAGAAGTGGACAGACTTCAGCCTTTAGTTGCTGCAAAAGTTGTATCTGATGTTCAGCTTAAAACAGCAAAAGCCAACTATGAAGCCGCTATAGCTGCCGCATCACAGGCCAGAGCATCTGTTGGCAGTGCTAAAATCAATGTAGGATTTACTACGATTACAGCACCCGTAAGCGGATATATCGGACGAATTCCTTTTAAAAAGGGAAGCCTGATCTCAAGAACTGATCCTAATCCATTGACTTTACTATCAGACATCAGTGAAATTTATGCCTATTTCTCTTTAAGTGAACTTGATTTTATTGCTTTTCAGAATAAATATCCCGGCGCAACTTTAGAGGAAAAGTTAAAAAATATGCCTATGGTAGACTTGGTTATTGCCGACAACAGTACTTATCCTGAAAAAGGAAGATTAAGCATTGTAGACGGACAGTTTGACAAAACAACAGGAGCCATCAGCGTACGTGCCGTTTTTCCTAATACCAACGGAACACTGAGAACCGGAAATACAGGAAGAATACGTATGCCACAACTGATTTCAAATGCAGTGGTTATTCCACAGGAATCTACTTTCGAAATTCAGGATAAAACGTATGTCTATGTAATGGGCAATGATAAAAAGGTAACCGGAAAACCTATTAAAATTTCAGGAAAAACAGATAGTTATTACTTTATCTCTGAAGGACTTTCACCAGGAGAAAAAATTGTCTACACCGGAATCGGAAACCTGAAAGACGGAGCCTCCATCAAACCCAAAGCTATTTCTTCGGATAGCCTATTGAGAGCAAAGCCGTTGTAA